The following proteins are encoded in a genomic region of Neovison vison isolate M4711 chromosome 12, ASM_NN_V1, whole genome shotgun sequence:
- the LOC122892312 gene encoding polycystic kidney disease and receptor for egg jelly-related protein-like has protein sequence MKSFIQMVHLDLTAIPDSRATATPESGLRRPDPASIRRPPPAARTRGPALGDAAALRAWRAAPGLGEPAGSARVHLRPRAAPGGGVILAGGGRLCLPRGPARPLCVLLRVLLRARLAAAPALVHLRLSARRGRLSLLWRTALPRALGRPEWTFWLVPLRPAGPRRPRRSTSDLPAARPRPSAGFVAQTQCPTDGPTPVVLEALTSDGPQAIQSSVSCQVSPEVPCEITMVKINRNKDGEPLVLTRKMEATLNATYKYNCVYSTLIVSYWQVFSVNSVKDLPQWYRPLDIPITKSGRVPTFLHIPPKSLTWGVYVMRFVVDVYANRNRPQASASDFMYVSIVRSDLEAVIAGGPNITIKFTDQLVLDGSGSSDPDSDSPSQGLRFSWYCTTDPKNYQGHKITVMSNSVCTPKHTNLNWKEASGPVLTLQPGTLKGGDDPFPWMNDQESCSAEVVGFRMTGTTPDGDVVEIMPDVAEVYIARKNLSFASFNLTVGPESETEGADESLKRTTGKFRVEVDSSVVKELLVHIVTEVTVLFTVLVYAGSEISPTALVATFLVPHDIPPMTNQSDLFDSACAVREARVVCLPASLLQVIAQRGGSSECTLVIALQAPRFVMAANDKLVRIALFSAHCLDMYGIQSDWREDTCVLGERTTWRRVHCICQSTRRVRRQLDLIKQASRHLQTHFLTTNVIVVPNPVDLRLEVITSVTRNYVTLFTVLFIMLMYIILAFWSLLQDETDQYLRLHVIILLDNDPYDKVCYLVTVFTGSRYRAGTRADVFMQLMGTEGASDVHCLSHPHFTTLYRGGINTFLLTTKRDLGDIHSIRVWHNNEGKSPSWYLSRVKVENLFSRHIWLFLCREWLCIDTSLDRTFLVTDPDQPINRKDYFLIESAYRMGRDHLWFSIFSTIIDTPFNRLQRLSCCLAMLMASLLCNIMFFNLNRTEGMASGEGSYVRSMMIGLESVLIALPLQMLIIFLFTYSQREPRVTLETVSPRSDSLEQEHAHWQEFLKKWHVEESAHVPTKKASEPPTGKRSRAPKAAKALTTIGRRQKKGQRTVTRTQGQNKNASNANTNNNQVVASTEPSPQAGPVEPKEKSRVVLPPCCLYVAWCLVFVTSSISSFFIIFYGLSYSYEKSMDWLFASFCSFCLSVLLVQPCKIILLSGFRAGRRKYCKNLSWTSKYRYIEIELHGTMNREERKRRHQMIMELRRSRMYQPLTEDEILIFKRKKAIKRRAFLFLCYVLTHFIFLALLLSLVALLRHTDSFYYNQFVRDRFSVDLGSVTKLEDIYRWLNSVLVPLVHNDPNPAILPDSSSKVLGLPLLRQVRARPGDKLCLPANFAQTSMGREIHCHPSYGTDPEDTRSYSGLWNKVLKRPEDKNTDGFTYKPPEKIWGYVSHGLLHTYGSGGYAFYFFPEQQPFNSTVRLRELQSSEWLDEQTWAVILELTTFNPDVSLFCSISVVFEASQLGVVNTSLSVHSFSLADFDRETSAEIYLYVAILIFFLAYVVDEGYIIMQERASYVRSVYNLLNFALKCIFTVLIVLFFRKHFLATGIIRFYLSHPEDFIPFHAVSQVDHAMRIILGFLLFLTILKTLRYSRIFYDVRLAQRAIQAALPGICHMALVVSVYFFVYMAFGYLAFGQHEWNYSNLIHATQTIFSYCVSAFQSTEFSNNRVLGVLFLSSFMLVMICILINLFQAVILSAYEEMKQPVYEEPSDEAEAMTYLCRKLRAMFRFLTFQPRDEDEPEFFVNMLYGQPEKNSRRYLGLKTRNIKGKKMVYLVV, from the exons GGACCTGACTGCCATCCCTGACTCCCGGGCGACCGCCACACCAGAGTCCGGACTCCGCCGCCCGGATCCCGCCTCGATCCGCCGCCCCCCGCCAGCCGCCCGGACTCGCGGCCCAGCCCTCGGAGACGCGGCCGCGCTGCGCGCTTGGAGGGCCGCCCCGGGCCTCGGGGAGCCGGCCGGCAGCGCCCGCGTCCACCTGCGGCCCCGCGCGGCCCCTGGCGGCGGCGTGATCCTGGCCGGTGGCGgccgcctctgcctgccccgcGGCCCCGCGCGCCCGCTCTGTGTCCTGCTGCGCGTCCTGCTGCGCGCGCGCCTGGCCGCCGCGCCCGCGCTCGTGCACCTGCGGCTGTCTGCGCGCCGCGGCCGGCTGTCCCTGCTGTGGCGCACCGCGCTGCCCCGCGCGCTCGGGCGCCCGGAGTGGACCTTCTGGCTCGTGCCGCTGCGGCCCGCCGGCCCTCGGCGCCCCCGCCGCTCCACCTCCGACCTGCCGGCCGCAAGGCCTCGCCCCTCCGCGGGCTTCGTGGCCCAAACGCAGTGTCCCACGGATGGGCCCACGCCTGTTGTCCTGGAAGCTCTCACCTCGGATGGGCCTCAAGCCATCCAGTCTTCCGTGTCCTGCCAGGTATCCCCAGAGGTGCCCTGTGAGATCACCATGGTGAAGATCAATAGGAACAAGGATGGCGAACCCTTGGTGCTGACCAGGAAGATGGAGGCTACCCTCAATGCCACCTACAAGTACAACTGTGTATACTCCACCTTAATTGTTTCCTACTGGCAGGTGTTTTCCGTGAACTCGGTAAAGGATCTGCCCCAGTGGTACAGACCTTTGGATATACCAATCACGAAATCAGGGAGGGTGCCAACATTTCTACATATCCCTCCAAAATCTTTAACTTGGGGAGTGTATGTGATGAGATTCGTAGTCGACGTCTATGCGAATCGAAATAGGCCTCAGGCCTCAGCCTCAGATTTCATGTATGTCAGCATCGTCAGAAGTGACCTAGAAGCAGTTATTGCTGGGGGTCCCAACATAACAATCAAATTCACAGATCAGCTGGTTCTGGATGGATCGGGGTCGTCTGATCCAGATTCGGACAGTCCTTCGCAGGGACTCCGTTTTTCTTGGTACTGTACCACGGATCCAAAAAACTACCAGGGACATAAAATCACAGTGATGAGCAACAGCGTCTGCACCCCAAAGCATACTAATCTGAACTGGAAGGAGGCCTCTGGCCCTGTCCTCACACTTCAGCCAGGAACACTGAAAGGTGGAG ATGATCCCTTTCCTTGGATGAATGATCAGGAAAGCTGTTCGGCAGAGGTGGTTGGATTCAGGATGACAGGAACCACACCTGACGGCGACGTGGTCGAGATCATGCCTGATGTAGCAGAAGTGTACATCGCCAGAAAAAACTTGAGCTTTGCATCTTTTAACCTCACAGTGGGACCGGAGAGTGAGACCGAGGGAGCTGATGAGTCCTTGAAAAGGACAACAGGGAAGTTTAGGGTTGAGGTGGACAGCAGTGTAGTGAAGGAGTTGCTGGTCCACATTGTGACCGAAGTGACCGTGTTGTTCACGGTGTTGGTGTACGCCGGCAGTGAAATTTCCCCCACTGCTCTGGTCGCCACCTTCCTTGTGCCCCATGACATTCCTCCCATGACCAACCAGAGTGACCTGTTTGACTCAGCCTGTGCCGTTAGGGAGGCCCGCGTGGTTTGCCTTCCAGCATCCCTGCTGCAAGTCATAGCTCAGCGAGGCGGCTCGTCTGAGTGCACGTTGGTCATAGCTCTGCAGGCACCTCGTTTTGTCATGGCAGCCAATGATAAGCTCGTGAGAATCGCTCTTTTCAGCGCTCACTGCCTAGACATGTATGGGATCCAGAGCGACTGGAGAGAAGATACCTGTGTTCTCGGAGAGAGGACCACGTGGCGAAGAGTGCACTGCATCTGCCAAAGCACAAGGAGGGTCCGGCGGCAGCTGGATCTAATAAAACAAGCCAGCCGGCACCTGCAAACCCACTTTTTGACGACTAACGTGATTGTGGTCCCTAATCCTGTAGATCTTCGGTTGGAGGTCATCACCAGTGTTACCCGCAACTATGTGACGCTCTTCACTGTACTTTTCATTATGCTGATGTACATAATCCTAGCTTTCTGGTCTTTGCTGCAAGATGAAACAGATCAGTATCTTCGGCTACACGTGATAATTCTACTTGATAATGATCCTTATGATAAGGTGTGTTACCTCGTGACTGTTTTTACAGGAAGCCGTTATCGGGCAGGGACCAGGGCCGATGTCTTCATGCAACTTATGGGAACGGAAGGTGCCAGCGATGTGCATTGTCTGAGCCATCCGCATTTTACAACCCTCTACCGGGGAGGCATCAACACTTTTCTCCTAACCACGAAAAGGGACTTGGGGGACATCCATTCCATTCGTGTGTGGCACAACAATGAGGGCAAATCCCCCAGCTGGTATCTAAGCAGAGTCAAGGTAGAAAATCTGTTCAGCCGACACATCTGGCTGTTTTTATGCCGGGAATGGCTTTGTATTGACACCTCTTTGGACAGAACATTTCTTGTTACCGACCCAGACCAGCCTATCAACAGAAAGGACTATTTCCTGATAGAATCAGCTTACAGGATGGGGAGAGATCACCTGTGGTTCTCCATTTTCTCCACTATCATTGATACCCCATTCAATCGGCTGCAGAGACTGTCCTGCTGTTTGGCAATGCTGATGGCCTCCCTTCTGTGTAATATTATGTTCTTTAATCTCAACAGAACAGAAGGAATGGCGTCAGGAGAGGGGAGCTATGTCAGGTCAATGATGATAGGGCTGGAAAGTGTGCTAATTGCACTCCCTCTGCAAATGttgatcatttttctcttcacCTACTCCCAGAGGGAACCTCGTGTGACTCTAGAAACGGTGTCTCCCCGGAGTGATTCCTTGGAGCAAGAACATGCACACTGGCAGGAATTTCTGAAAAAGTGGCACGTTGAGGAAAGTGCGCATGTACCGACCAAGAAGGCTTCGGAGCCTCCAACTGGGAAGAGATCTAGAGCTCCGAAGGCTGCCAAGGCGCTCACTACGATAGGGCGCCGGCAAAAGAAAGGACAGCGCACGGTCACACGCACGCAGggacaaaataaaaatgccagtAACGCAAACACAAATAACAATCAGGTTGTTGCTTCTACAGAGCCTTCTCCCCAAGCAGGTCCTGTCGAACCCAAGGAGAAGAGCAGGGTCGTTCTGCCTCCGTGTTGCCTTTATGTAGCGTGGTGCTTGGTGTTCGTCACATCCAGTATATCTTCGTTCTTCATCATATTTTATGGACTGAGCTATAGCTATGAAAAGTCAATGGACTGGCTCTTTGCATCGTTTTgttcattctgtctgtctgttttgCTGGTGCAGCCATGCAAAATTATACTCTTGTCAGGCTTCAGAGCTGGTAGGCGCAAGTATTGTAAAAACCTTTCATGGACAAGCAAGTACCGCTATATTGAGATCGAGCTTCACGGCACGATGAAccgagaagaaaggaaaaggcgACACCAGATGATCATGGAGCTCCGAAGATCGAGGATGTACCAGCCCCTCACCGAAGACGAAATCCTAATATTCAAGAGGAAGAAGGCAATTAAGAGAAGGGCTTTCCTGTTCCTGTGTTACGTTCTGACTCACTTCATCTTTCTAGCCCTCCTGTTGAGCCTCGTCGCCCTCCTGCGTCACACGGACAGCTTTTACTATAACCAGTTTGTTCGCGATCGGTTCTCTGTGGATCTCGGCTCGGTGACCAAGCTGGAGGACATCTACAGGTGGCTGAACAGCGTGCTGGTGCCCCTGGTCCACAATGACCCGAATCCAGCCATTCTGCCCGACAGCTCCTCTAAAGTCCTGGGGCTTCCACTGCTGAGGCAGGTGAGGGCAAGACCTGGCGATaaactctgcctgcctgccaaCTTTGCCCAGACCAGCATGGGAAGAGAAATCCATTGTCATCCCAGCTATGGCACTGACCCGGAAGACACCAGAAGCTACTCTGGCCTTTGGAACAAAGTTCTCAAGAGGCCTGAGGATAAGAATACCGATGGGTTTACTTACAAGCCTCCAGAGAAGATCTGGGGGTACGTCTCCCACGGACTCTTACACACCTACGGGTCGGGAGGCTATGCGTTCTATTTTTTCCCAGAGCAGCAGCCTTTTAATTCCACCGTGAGGCTCAGGGAACTCCAGAGCAGCGAGTGGCTTGATGAGCAGACGTGGGCCGTGATTCTGGAGCTGACCACCTTCAACCCAGACGTCAGTCTGTTCTGTAGCATTTCTGTCGTTTTCGAGGCGTCTCAGTTAGGAGTTGTGAACACGAGCCTATCCGTGCACTCCTTCTCGCTTGCTGATTTCGACAGGGAGACTTCCGCCGAAATCTACTTGTATGTGgccattctcattttctttttagcctATGTGGTCGATGAGGGTTATATCATCATGCAAGAAAGGGCCTCGTACGTGAGAAGTGTGTATAATCTGCTCAACTTTGCTCTGAAATGCATATTTACTGTGCTGATTGTGCTCTTCTTTAGGAAGCACTTCTTGGCCACTGGCATAATTCGCTTTTACTTGTCGCACCCTGAGGATTTCATTCCGTTTCATGCGGTTTCTCAAGTAGATCACGCCATGAGGATCATTTTGGGTTTCCTGTTATTTCTGACCATTTTGAAGACCCTCAGGTATTCCAGAATCTTCTATGACGTGCGCCTGGCTCAGAGGGCCATTCAAGCGGCCCTTCCCGGCATCTGCCACATGGCCCTGGTGGTGTCCGTGTACTTTTTTGTGTACATGGCATTTGGCTACCTGGCGTTTGGTCAACACGAGTGGAACTACAGTAACCTGATTCATGCTACGCAGACGATATTCTCCTATTGCGTTTCAGCCTTTCAGAGCACCGAGTTCTCCAACAACAGGGTTCTGGGGGTCCTGTTCCTCTCATCCTTCATGCTGGTGATGATCTGCATATTGATCAACTTGTTTCAGGCCGTGATTTTGTCTGCCTATGAGGAAATGAAGCAGCCCGTGTATGAAGAACCATCAGACGAAGCGGAAGCAATGACCTATCTGTGTCGCAAGCTAAGAGCAATGTTTAGGTTTCTGACCTTCCAACCCAGGGACGAAGATGAACCAGAGTTCTTTGTCAACATGCTGTATGGGCAGCCAGAGAAGAACAGCCGGCGGTATCTGGGGCTGAAGACCAGAAACATCAAGGGGAAGAAAATGGTTTATCTTGTTGTGTGA